CCGAACCGAATTTGGGTGCTTCGATGAAAATCACGCCCTGTCCAACTTTCAAACCGCGCGCTTTGCAAACCTCGATGTAGGCTTTATCATAAAAGTTTCGACAGAGTGTGTGCAGTTTCAGAAAAAGCCGGTAAAGGAAATTCATCGGTTACTTTTTTGCTAATTTAAGGATGATTTCTTCAACCGCATCAAAAATTTTCTGATTGTCAAACTGTTTTTCCGAGTCTTTAAGATTTTCCTGAATTTCGGCCACCAGATTTTTATCGGTGAGAAAGGTTTTCATCGCTGCCTCGATTTCATCCGTGGAATAACGGATGAGGTACCCATTGCGTTTATGATCAATCATTTCCGGAATTCCGCCGACATCAGTTGCGATAATGGGTTTCTGAAGAATTAATGTATCCGCGATAATTAACGGCCATCCCTCAGATTCTGAAGGCATGATGAAGAAATCGGCATTTTTAACGTATGGATAAGGATTCAGCAGCAAACCTAACATTTTAAAGGAATCCTGTACACCTAAACGTTGAGCCATTTGTTCCAGATTTTGATTTTCCTCGCCGTCGCCAATGACGAATATTTTGTGCGGAAAACCTTTGGCCAGTAACTTTGCATGAGCTTCCATTAATTTATGATGGCCTTTTCTGGAATGAAGTCTGCCAACCGTTACAAAAACGGGATGTTCAGTTTCAAAATCGGGCATAAATTCTGCGGCCTTCTGCTTGAGTTCTTCGATGGGAATGGCATTTAGAATGACCTGATTTTCCTGCAGCGCAATATGAGGATAAGTTTCCAGCAGGATATCCTTGGTTTGCTGTGACCCGAAAATAAAATAATCGAACTGCGGTATCTGTTTCAAGATCAAAGGAACTGCAGGCTGAAGTTTGGGAAAAGTAATATCCGAATGAAACCATCCGATTTTTTTAGAATTTTTATTGGAGGAATTCAGGACGTCGCTGAACATGGTGTAGCCTGTGGCGATTTCCACATCAGCGTCGTTGTGCAGGATGAAATTGTCGGCCAGCCACGGAAATTTCCGGAAAAGCAGCAGTTTGAAGCCTCTCGCGATGAAGGCAGCTTTGTTCAGGAGTTTGTTTTTCGGGAAGTCCTCTTTTCCTCCGGCCAAGATTTTTACCGGAATATTTTCGGGGATTTCATTGCGAAGTTCGCCCTGGAAAAGGTTCAGCGCCAGATGAAGATCGAATTTATCTTTGTCCAGGTTATTCAGCATCGAGAGCAGCACTTTCTCTACGCCGCCCATTTCCATGGAGCGGTGGCGGAAGAGGACATTTATTTTTTTTGTGTTTGTCATGCTTCTACAGCTTTCACAGCGGGTTTCCCAAACTTTTTCCGGATATAATGGTTCAGCGGTTCTTCAAGATATATGAACAGAATCACGGAGAGAATATTCAGCAGAATGAAAATCACCAGCTTATTGTCGGAAATATAATCATTAATAAAAACAGGCACAAAACCTTTGTGAATCAGGTAAAAAATATAAGAACTCTTGCCGAGCAAGACCATGATCCGGCCGCCGAGAATTTTGCTGATCATACTTTTTTCTTTAATCAAACCCAAAAGCAGCGGCGCGATGCCCAACACCGAAAGAAAAATCATTTCCACAGCGCGGCCTATTTCTGTTTTAAAATCAATAAACCCGGAAGCCCAATGTTTTCCTACAAGATAGAACGCCAAAACAGCGATGCCGAAAACTGTTGCAGTGGGAAATTTGAATGCGGTGAATTTTTTCTTTAACAGAAGCCAGCCCAGACCGATGCCGGCGAAAAATTCAAAAATATAGGTATAAACGGCAGGCTGCAAAAAGCCCCAGATATTTTGCGGAACAGCCGTCATATTTTTCAGTAAAAGTCCTGAAATCAGGATTAAAAAAGGCAGTGCAAAAAGCCACCACGATTTCTTGCGGATTAGGATAAAGTAAAATGGCGCGGTGAGATAGAACATTTCTTCCAGCGTGAGCGTCCATCCCTGCGGAATTCCGCCAAGATGAAATTTCGAGAACAACGCTTTTGTCATCGTGAAACTTACAATGGCTTCCACCGTCTTTTCCATGTTCCAGGTTCCGTTCTGGAAATACCATACCAAGAAAACCGCTGCCGTGATCAGGAAATACATCGGATAAATTCTCGCGATGCGGTTTACCATATATTTCCGGAAGTGAATCGGATGGTCGTTGAAGTAGCGGTAGGTAATGAGGAAACCGCTCAGCACAAAAAACATATCCACGCCGATATGAAATTCCCAGACAATCTGCTTGATCCACAGCGGATATTTTGGATTGGCAAACGGCATGAAATGGTACACGAAAATCATCCACGCCGCGATGGCACGAAATCCCGTGAGTGCCGGGAAAAATTTTTTGAGTTCAGCTGTGTTATCCGACATCGCAACCCAGGTTTTTATATTGCTGTTTAAACTGTCCGATCCAGCTTCTCATTTCGTTTCTGTCAATTTTTTCATCCAGAAACTTTTCGAAGTATTCTATTGAAAAATCGTCCGGGAAATTCTGCATCGCATCGAAATCCCCCTTCAGCCATGACTCACTGATCTGATGATTGAACAGGTTCACATCGAAGGCATTCCCGTATCTGTGATAGGAATTCGTGGCTGAGCTCTGGAAGGTGGTTTTTAAGGCTTCGCGGTTGAGCCGGGCGATAAAATTGCGGTTGTTCTGATTGTTCCGGTAAAAGGCCGCAGCATTTGTCAGCTGCCGTTTTTCGTCCACTTTTCCGTGGATGTTTTTCCAGGTTTCCAACCAATAATCTTTGCGGTAAAGTCCCATGAGAATGGAAACCAGCGCCCAGTATTTCCGCTGTGTAAAATTGTCCACTTTCCCCAGTTTATACAGGAAAGTGAAAAATTTCAGTTTGTTGTAAAAAAACGCTTCCATCACTTTTTCATTTCCGAGGAACAGATTTTTCGGCACAGTGCGCTGGATATCTTCAGAAAGATTTTCGATTTCGAGGTTTTGATCATCCCTGAAATTTCCCAGCCAGCCCAGTTTTAACAGTGAAACGTCCAGATTTTTCATTTCGGAAACCAGGCTGTCAATATTGATTTCGCGGGTAAACCAGACGTCGTCTTCGGTCATGATGAAATATTCCGTAGCGTTCTGCGCCACACTAATCCAGAGTTCCGTGGGGATTTCAAAACCGTTGATCTCCTTTCCTGAACTCAGATTTTCTGCAATCGCTTCATTTTTTTTAGGATAATTTTCTGAAGTAAGGATTTTTACTTCCGGAAATTTCTCCCGGATTCTTTCCATATACTTTTGCGGCGTTCCGTCATCCAGCACCGTCACTCTGAAACTGCCCGACACCAGCCGGTACACTGAAGTCAGACAGCGGTCCAGATAGAACGGGCGGTTGAAGGATTTGATAAAGATGTCGGTCATGAAAGTCTTTTTAATATTTTAGAAATGAGCGTATTCTGTTTTTTGAAAATAAACTCCGGCAGGTTTTTTATTTCTGAAATGCGGCGACCGTACAGATTTGAAATACTTCTCCGTTCACAGGCGTTTTGCAAGACTGTTTGCCAGTTTTTGTTCAGCTTTTCCTTCTTTGATTGATCCTGGGATACGCCTTTGTCGTGCAGACGGTAAAGGTAGAGCGGTTCTTTGATGTATTTAAAATTTCCTGTTTCATAAAGTTTCAGATACAGGTCCTGATCTACAGCAGAAGTGAGATCGGCATTGATTCCCGAAGTTCTGTCATAAGCGGATTTTCTGAAAGTGAAAAAATGGTTCACTTCCAGATTGATGTTAAAAAATTTAGGATTTTTGTTTTTTACCGATTTTGTGCTCGGAAATAATCTGTTGATCTTCAGTCTGCTGTCGCAAATCTGAAACTGGGAATGTGTCGCAACAATTTCGGGATCCTTATATTCCGTGATGCTTCTTTCCAGAGCGTTTTCAACAATAGCATCATCAGGATCCACGAATCCACAGATCTCTCCGGATGCATTTTCTGCACACCTTCTTTTCGTGAATCCAACTCCTTTGTTCTGTTCGTTTTTAAAAATCTTAACTCTGGGATCATTCACTGCAAGCTCGCGAATTTTCTCCAGAGACCCGTCCGTGGAGCAGTCATCTACCAAAATGACTTCGAAATTTTGATACGTTTGTTTCAGAATGCTTCGGTAGCATTCGGTGAAATAGGCGAAGTTGTTATAGTGGGCGATGAGGATGGAGAAGGTCATTTACCAAGAATTTTTAGAAGTTTGTTTATCTCATTATTAAAATGATCGTGTGAGTAAAGATCCAAAATGGCTTGGCGATTTTGCGTAAGAGGTTGAATGTTATTGATTTCGCTTTCGTGTAAATCCTCTACACTAAATATTGAAATACGGTTTTTTTTAAAATAATCGTAGAATCCATTATTAGGATTAATAAATACTTTTACACCAGAACCTACAAGATGAAATAAATTTCCCCCAGATTGCTGTCTGCGTTGATTCATGATTGCAACACCGCAGGTTCTTAATAATTCAGAATATTCTTTGAGAGGCATTCTCTCAATTAATGGTAAAAAGTTTTCTCCAAAAAGTTCGCGACCTTTCTTTATTACTGTATCAATGTAATCTTTTGTACCGCCATAACTGAGTGGGACAATTACTTTTCTGTCATCCAAACTGTAATCTTTTATTAGATTAAATGTATCCAGGTGATTATTTGTAAATGCCGCCGAATTACCTACTAAAATATTTTTAGAGTTTGGCTTAATTGTTTCGAAATGAGCAAAAAAGGGAAGAGTAGGATCGCTATATAAATGCAAATATTTCTTATCTGGAAAAATTTTACTGATTAATAAACCTTCTTTGGGAACTATAAATGAAATTGCATCAAAACTTTGAATAGTAAGATATTTATCTACACCGAAAGATTCATAATATCGTGCGTGAAATTTAGAATTAAGTCCAATTTTTTTGTTAAATAATAAAAATTCAAAAATTATTTTTTTTACTAATTGCTTTTTAAAAATTCTGTCTTTTAAGGAAGAGTTTTTGTTTAGATATTCTTCTGTTATTTTTTCATACTGACGATAAGGAAAGAACGAATTTTGATTATACAGATCGTGCCCCCAAATGCACCATACCTTTTTTATTTCTTTTTGTAACTTGTTTGCAATTTCTTCTTTCTCTCTGTTAAGAAAATGAAATATGACACAATCTATCGAGCTTTTATTGATATTAGAAACCACTTCTGATATATCAGAAATGCTTGATGTGTTTAAGGCAAAAACGTTACTATTATCAACGTAGTCCGGTTCGAAGCCTGAGTCTGACAAAATATAGAAGACAGAATCATCGGAAATTTTCTTAAAACTTTCAATAAAAAATGGACTTAAAAGGGCAAGGTCCATAAAATGGACAATTTTAGAATTTTCCATTTAAAATATCTTCTTTATCACCGCCGGAATGCCGGCTGCCATTACATTTTCCGGGATGTCGCTGCGAACGACAGAACCGGCTGCTATCACTGAATTATTACCGATTTTTACATCGGGGAAAATGATGGCTCCTGCAAAGATCTGACAGTTGCTGCCGATTTTTGCGCGACCCAATATCGTAACAGAAGGTGAAATTTCGCAAAAATCACCAATACATACATCGTGCGTAATTACGGAATTATAGTAAAGCATCGTTCCTTTTCCAATCTGTACATCGTTCGAAATTCTTACGCCGCCCAGAATATTGCAGCCTTCACCGATGTTAACGCCATAACTTCCGATTTCTGCATTGCTGCTGACAACCGAAGTAAATTTCCCTCCTAATTTCGAGAATTTTTCATAAAGCTGTTTCCGCAGTTTAGGATTTCCAATACCCACCGTGAAACGCGGATCCATATTTTCAAAGTAGCTTTTTGCCTCGTCTTCAGATTTTAATATCTTAAACTGATTGAACAGAACATCCGGTGCATCTTTTGAAACATCATCATAGAAACACAGCTTTTCCGTGTCCCCGTTTTGATGGAGGATTTCCAGAACTTCTTTGGCAAAGCCTTTGGCACCGAGGATGAGCATTTTGGGGAGGTTGTTTGGTTATAAAGTTATGGAAGTTAAGACTGTTATGAGGTTATAAAGTTCTGGTTGTGGGTCAGTTGTTTTGAACTCTTAAAATGAGGCGGCAGATGAGATCCACTTCCTCGCTGGTCAGGTCATAATACAACGGCAGGCAGAGGACACGCCGCGAAATATCATCCGTTACGGGCAGGTGCTGCGGCTTCACATAAGGCAGCGAATCGGCCAGCGAAGGATAGAAGTATCTTCTCGTAAATATTTCGTGAAGCTTCAGGTGTTCAGCGCATTTCACCATCAGTTCTTCGCTTTCGAAAACCAGCGGATAGTACGCGAAATTGTTTTCCGATTCTTTGTGCCATACCGGTCTTACCGCTTTGAGGTTTTTCAGTTTCTCATCGTAGCGCTGCGTAATGCTTTTGCGTTTTTCGTGGATGTCTTCTACAAATTTCAGGTTGGCCAGTCCCATCGCTGCATGGAATTCCGAATTTTTTCCGTTAATTCCCAGTTCGGCAAAATGTCCCGGACCGTCGAAACCGAAGTTCCGCATATACGCAATTTTTTTCAGCAGTTCAGGATCTTTGGTGATGACCAGTCCGCCTTCCACAGAATGATAAAGCTTGGTGGCATGCAGCGAGCAGGCAGCAATATCACCATATTCAAAAACTGATTTTCCGTTGATTTTTACTCCAAAAGCATGAGCGGCATCGTAGATCACTTTCAGGTTATGCTTTTTGGCTATCGCTTCAATTTTCTCCACATCGCAGGGGTTGCCATAAACATGGGTTGCCAAAATCGCAGAAGTGTTTTCCGTTATGGCGGCCTCTATTTTATCCGCATCAATGTTCAGCGATTCCGGATCGATGTCCACAAAAACCGGGGTACAGCATTCCCAAACAATCGAGCTGGTGGTCGCCACAAAAGAAAACGGCGTGGTAATGATTTCGCCTTGCAGTTCCAGGGCTTTAATGGCGAACTGCAGCGCCACGGTTCCGTTGGTCACGAAAAGGAGGTGCTGCACATCAAGATGTTCTTTCAGCTGCATTTCCAGGTCGCTTGCCAGAGGTCCCATATTGGTGAGCCACTGTCTTTTCCAGATACCGTTGAGGTAGTTCTGGTAAATGCCCTGCGGAGGCAGAAAGGGTTTGGTTACGGGAATCATATCGGTTTTATCTCGAGATTTTGCTTGTTAATGATGACTGAATTGGCGGGCACGTCTTTATGAATGACGCATCCGGCACCTAAAATCACATTCTCACCGATGGTAACGCCCTTCAGAATTATGCAGTTGGCGCCGCTCCACACATTGTTGCCGATTTTTACAGGTGCGGTATTGAATTCTGTCTTTGAAACTGAAAACGGCTCACGGGTGTACTGATGGTTGTGGTCGAAAATTTTCAGGCCCTCTCCCAGGATGCAGTTTTCACCGATTTCAATCCTGTCGAGGCAGGCAATGGTTGCACGGGTGATATAGGTGTTTTTTCCTATTTTAAGGTGACCTTCTTTTTTCACGGCAATGCTGTTGGATTCGTTGAGGTGCACATGCTCTGCAATATCGAAAGTGGCTGTAGGTGAGATGTCCACAAAGTTATCTGCACCAAAACGGAATGAACTGTGTATGCGGCTTTTGGGATTCAAAAAAAAGCGTTTTCTCTTGGAAGCGGCATCGGCTGTTTTCAGCAGACCGTAGAGGCGTGAAAAGAGGGCGTTCAGCATTGTGTTTGTTTGTACAAAGATATTATTTTTTATCATGTGTATGTCCGGATCTTTTTTACACTTAAGTTTTATTCTTATGCTGCTGTAATAGAACGCTGGAGGGCATCTAAGTGCTTAATATCTTTTTTGACATGTAAGTTTTATTTTCATGTTGCTTTAAGAAGTCACTTTAGGGCACTACAGTTTGAAAACCGGAGGTTTTCTGTGTACGTGTTTTTAGGTGACTTAAAGAGAGACTTAACAGTGTTGCTTAAATGTTTTTTAAATAATTTTAAAACACTTAAGTTTTATTTTCATGCTGTTTTAAAAAGTCACTTTAGGCCACTAAAGTTTGAAAACAGTAGGTTTTCTGCTAATGTGTTCTTAGGTGACTTCATGAGAGGTTTATTAGTGTCACTTAAGTGTTTAAAATATTTTTATAAGCCACTTCGTTGATCTACGCAATACAGTGAGGCACTTTGCCATTGTTCCTCAATATTCAATGATGCATTTTTCTTATTTTTGCAAAAACAAGCCAATGCAGCCTCTGGTTACGGTTTCGGTTCCGATTTTTAAATGTGAAGAATTCCTGGAGAAATGTCTGGATTCCATCCGGATGCAGACTTATCCTGCGTTGGAAGTGACGCTGATCAATGACCAGACGCCTGACAGTTCGCTGAAGATTGCCGAAGAGTATATCGAAAGACATCAGCTTCAGAACTGGAAGATCTATCACCTTGAGAAAAATTTTGGTCTCTCCGTGGTTCGGAATAAAGGAATTGACACTGCGCAGGGAAAGTATCTTTTTTTTCTCGACAGCGACGATACTATCACGCCAGACTGTATTGAAACCCTGGTCGCTATTTCTGAAAAAACCGCTGCGGAGATGACGGTGGGAAGCTGCCGCGGCATCAGGCTTCCGGACGGTGAGGTTTCTTTTCCGTTTCCCATCAAAGAAACAAAAGATGAACTGAACGGCAACAGCGAGATTTTCACTTCCTATATTCAGGGAAATATTCCGGACAGTTCGTGGAACAAAATGATACTTACGTCATTTTTAAAGGAAAACCAGCTGTATTTTGTGCCCGGACTTTTCGCCCAGGATTCGCTGCACACTTTTCATGTCATGCTGAAGATCACTTCGATCGCTTTCTCCCGGAAGATCACTTATGATTATTATCTTCATGAAAAGTCGGTCATTCATAACCGGGGAAAAACGCATTTTGACAACTGGCGGACCATCGCAGAATATTTTGCAAAAGCAGTTCAGGAAGAAAAAGATCCGCTGCGCAAAACGCTGATGATGCAGCACCTCATCAACTTCAAAACCATGACGCTCCAAATGAACTGGCGCGCACAAAACGACAGACAACTGTGGAAGGAGAGCTACAGAAACTATAAAAAAATCGCGCCCATGAAGGCGTCCGATGCGCTTCGCGGAAAGTATAACCGTTCTATTCTGAAACAGGAACTGCTCAACAGACTACCCACTGCATTGGGTTACTGGGTTTTCAGGAAAAGATGGGGAAGCTGATTTAGCCCGGCTTTAAAGTCTTTTAATCCGGGTGTTTTTGGGAAAAATTCCTTTGACATCAAAAATAACGCCTGTTTCTGTGACAAGATTTTCAGGATCAAGCTTCTTAAAATCATGATGCGCAACTGCGAAAATGACCGCGTCATATTTCTTTTCAGTTAATTGCGGAATCAGCTGAATGTGATATTCTGCTTCGGTTTCATCCGGTTCAGCAACAGGATCATAAACATCAACTGAACAGCCGTATTCCTTTAAATTTTTGATCACGTCATTCACTTTCGAGTTCCGGATATCCGGACAGTTTTCCTTAAAGGTGATGCCCATCACGAGAACCGACGAGCCGCTTACCGTAATGCCCTGCTGAAGCATGGTTTTCACACATTCTGATGCGACATAATAACCCATGGAATCGTTCATTCTTCGTCCGGCCAGAATAATTTCCGGGTGGTAGGCAAACTCTGTGGCTTTCTGTGCGAGATAATACGGGTCCACACCGATGCAGTGTCCACCGACAAGTCCGGGACGGAACGGCAGGAAGTTCCATTTCGTCGCAGCGGCATTCAGCACCTCGTTGGTGTCGATCTGCATCAGGCTGAAAATTTTTGCGAGCTCGTTCACAAAGGCGATATTAATGTCACGCTGTGAGTTTTCGATAACTTTCGCCGCTTCTGCCACTTTAATGCTCGGTGCAAGATGCGTTCCGGCTGTAATAACCGACCGGTAAAGTTCATCCACCATTTCCGCGGCTTCGGGAGATGATCCGGAAGTGACTTTTACAATATTTTCAATCCGTCTTTCGGTATCGCCAGGATTGATCCGCTCGGGAGAATATCCTACATAAAAACCG
The sequence above is a segment of the Chryseobacterium taklimakanense genome. Coding sequences within it:
- a CDS encoding glycosyltransferase, with amino-acid sequence MTNTKKINVLFRHRSMEMGGVEKVLLSMLNNLDKDKFDLHLALNLFQGELRNEIPENIPVKILAGGKEDFPKNKLLNKAAFIARGFKLLLFRKFPWLADNFILHNDADVEIATGYTMFSDVLNSSNKNSKKIGWFHSDITFPKLQPAVPLILKQIPQFDYFIFGSQQTKDILLETYPHIALQENQVILNAIPIEELKQKAAEFMPDFETEHPVFVTVGRLHSRKGHHKLMEAHAKLLAKGFPHKIFVIGDGEENQNLEQMAQRLGVQDSFKMLGLLLNPYPYVKNADFFIMPSESEGWPLIIADTLILQKPIIATDVGGIPEMIDHKRNGYLIRYSTDEIEAAMKTFLTDKNLVAEIQENLKDSEKQFDNQKIFDAVEEIILKLAKK
- a CDS encoding acyltransferase family protein; translation: MSDNTAELKKFFPALTGFRAIAAWMIFVYHFMPFANPKYPLWIKQIVWEFHIGVDMFFVLSGFLITYRYFNDHPIHFRKYMVNRIARIYPMYFLITAAVFLVWYFQNGTWNMEKTVEAIVSFTMTKALFSKFHLGGIPQGWTLTLEEMFYLTAPFYFILIRKKSWWLFALPFLILISGLLLKNMTAVPQNIWGFLQPAVYTYIFEFFAGIGLGWLLLKKKFTAFKFPTATVFGIAVLAFYLVGKHWASGFIDFKTEIGRAVEMIFLSVLGIAPLLLGLIKEKSMISKILGGRIMVLLGKSSYIFYLIHKGFVPVFINDYISDNKLVIFILLNILSVILFIYLEEPLNHYIRKKFGKPAVKAVEA
- a CDS encoding glycosyltransferase family 2 protein, translated to MTFSILIAHYNNFAYFTECYRSILKQTYQNFEVILVDDCSTDGSLEKIRELAVNDPRVKIFKNEQNKGVGFTKRRCAENASGEICGFVDPDDAIVENALERSITEYKDPEIVATHSQFQICDSRLKINRLFPSTKSVKNKNPKFFNINLEVNHFFTFRKSAYDRTSGINADLTSAVDQDLYLKLYETGNFKYIKEPLYLYRLHDKGVSQDQSKKEKLNKNWQTVLQNACERRSISNLYGRRISEIKNLPEFIFKKQNTLISKILKRLS
- a CDS encoding TDP-N-acetylfucosamine:lipid II N-acetylfucosaminyltransferase; translated protein: MENSKIVHFMDLALLSPFFIESFKKISDDSVFYILSDSGFEPDYVDNSNVFALNTSSISDISEVVSNINKSSIDCVIFHFLNREKEEIANKLQKEIKKVWCIWGHDLYNQNSFFPYRQYEKITEEYLNKNSSLKDRIFKKQLVKKIIFEFLLFNKKIGLNSKFHARYYESFGVDKYLTIQSFDAISFIVPKEGLLISKIFPDKKYLHLYSDPTLPFFAHFETIKPNSKNILVGNSAAFTNNHLDTFNLIKDYSLDDRKVIVPLSYGGTKDYIDTVIKKGRELFGENFLPLIERMPLKEYSELLRTCGVAIMNQRRQQSGGNLFHLVGSGVKVFINPNNGFYDYFKKNRISIFSVEDLHESEINNIQPLTQNRQAILDLYSHDHFNNEINKLLKILGK
- a CDS encoding acetyltransferase gives rise to the protein MLILGAKGFAKEVLEILHQNGDTEKLCFYDDVSKDAPDVLFNQFKILKSEDEAKSYFENMDPRFTVGIGNPKLRKQLYEKFSKLGGKFTSVVSSNAEIGSYGVNIGEGCNILGGVRISNDVQIGKGTMLYYNSVITHDVCIGDFCEISPSVTILGRAKIGSNCQIFAGAIIFPDVKIGNNSVIAAGSVVRSDIPENVMAAGIPAVIKKIF
- a CDS encoding DegT/DnrJ/EryC1/StrS family aminotransferase; its protein translation is MIPVTKPFLPPQGIYQNYLNGIWKRQWLTNMGPLASDLEMQLKEHLDVQHLLFVTNGTVALQFAIKALELQGEIITTPFSFVATTSSIVWECCTPVFVDIDPESLNIDADKIEAAITENTSAILATHVYGNPCDVEKIEAIAKKHNLKVIYDAAHAFGVKINGKSVFEYGDIAACSLHATKLYHSVEGGLVITKDPELLKKIAYMRNFGFDGPGHFAELGINGKNSEFHAAMGLANLKFVEDIHEKRKSITQRYDEKLKNLKAVRPVWHKESENNFAYYPLVFESEELMVKCAEHLKLHEIFTRRYFYPSLADSLPYVKPQHLPVTDDISRRVLCLPLYYDLTSEEVDLICRLILRVQNN
- a CDS encoding acyltransferase: MLNALFSRLYGLLKTADAASKRKRFFLNPKSRIHSSFRFGADNFVDISPTATFDIAEHVHLNESNSIAVKKEGHLKIGKNTYITRATIACLDRIEIGENCILGEGLKIFDHNHQYTREPFSVSKTEFNTAPVKIGNNVWSGANCIILKGVTIGENVILGAGCVIHKDVPANSVIINKQNLEIKPI
- a CDS encoding glycosyltransferase; translation: MQPLVTVSVPIFKCEEFLEKCLDSIRMQTYPALEVTLINDQTPDSSLKIAEEYIERHQLQNWKIYHLEKNFGLSVVRNKGIDTAQGKYLFFLDSDDTITPDCIETLVAISEKTAAEMTVGSCRGIRLPDGEVSFPFPIKETKDELNGNSEIFTSYIQGNIPDSSWNKMILTSFLKENQLYFVPGLFAQDSLHTFHVMLKITSIAFSRKITYDYYLHEKSVIHNRGKTHFDNWRTIAEYFAKAVQEEKDPLRKTLMMQHLINFKTMTLQMNWRAQNDRQLWKESYRNYKKIAPMKASDALRGKYNRSILKQELLNRLPTALGYWVFRKRWGS
- a CDS encoding nucleotide sugar dehydrogenase — translated: MKQIAVIGLGYVGLPLAKLFASKYAVTAYDHDPDRISAILSGKDKNRQFTPEELKEVQSVTKSKQGAYFTKNADDLDGCDIFIVTVPTPVDIHNKPDISLLIEATELIAAKLPKNGLVIYESTVYLGCTEERCVSVLEKISGMKLNTGFYVGYSPERINPGDTERRIENIVKVTSGSSPEAAEMVDELYRSVITAGTHLAPSIKVAEAAKVIENSQRDINIAFVNELAKIFSLMQIDTNEVLNAAATKWNFLPFRPGLVGGHCIGVDPYYLAQKATEFAYHPEIILAGRRMNDSMGYYVASECVKTMLQQGITVSGSSVLVMGITFKENCPDIRNSKVNDVIKNLKEYGCSVDVYDPVAEPDETEAEYHIQLIPQLTEKKYDAVIFAVAHHDFKKLDPENLVTETGVIFDVKGIFPKNTRIKRL